One stretch of Streptomyces peucetius DNA includes these proteins:
- a CDS encoding ABC transporter ATP-binding protein, with product MIELEGLTKRFGTKVAVDHLSFMVRPGVVTGFLGPNGAGKTTTMRMVLGLDNPTSGRVRIDGRHYRDLDEPLKYIGALLDAKAMHGGRSAYNNLLCLAQSNRIPERRVGEVLDLVGLTPVARKKSKGFSMGMGQRLGIASALLGDPEILMFDEPVNGLDPEGIHWIRNLMKTLAQEGRTIFVSSHLMSEMALTADHLIVIGQGRLLADTSMADFIHENSRSYVRMRSPQQEQLRDMVHAAGMTVVETGGGALEVDGASTEQLGELAAEHRIVLHELSAQRASLEEAFMQMTAGAVEYHAHSAPGAPPPDAVAPPPDAVAPPAGRGAPQWAPRDKGA from the coding sequence ATGATCGAGCTCGAGGGTCTCACCAAACGCTTCGGTACGAAGGTCGCCGTCGACCATCTCTCCTTCATGGTCCGGCCGGGTGTGGTGACCGGTTTCCTCGGTCCCAACGGTGCGGGCAAGACCACGACGATGCGCATGGTGCTCGGCCTGGACAATCCCACCAGCGGGAGGGTCCGGATCGACGGCAGGCACTACCGTGACCTCGACGAGCCGCTGAAGTACATCGGCGCCCTGCTCGACGCCAAGGCGATGCACGGCGGCCGCAGCGCGTACAACAACCTTCTCTGCCTCGCGCAGTCCAACCGCATCCCGGAGCGCCGGGTCGGCGAGGTGCTCGACCTGGTCGGGCTGACGCCGGTGGCGCGGAAGAAGTCCAAGGGTTTCTCGATGGGCATGGGCCAGCGGCTGGGAATCGCCTCGGCTCTGCTGGGCGATCCGGAGATCCTGATGTTCGACGAACCGGTCAATGGTCTGGACCCTGAGGGAATTCACTGGATCCGCAATCTGATGAAAACCCTCGCGCAGGAAGGCCGGACGATCTTCGTCTCCTCGCACCTCATGAGTGAAATGGCCCTGACAGCCGATCACTTGATCGTGATCGGGCAGGGCCGGCTCCTCGCCGACACCTCCATGGCCGATTTCATCCACGAGAACTCCCGCAGCTATGTACGGATGCGCTCGCCGCAGCAGGAACAGCTGCGGGACATGGTGCACGCCGCCGGTATGACGGTCGTCGAGACCGGCGGCGGCGCGCTCGAGGTGGACGGCGCGAGCACGGAGCAGCTCGGCGAGCTGGCGGCCGAGCACCGGATCGTGCTGCATGAGCTCAGTGCGCAGCGGGCCTCGCTCGAGGAGGCATTCATGCAGATGACGGCAGGCGCGGTGGAGTACCACGCACACTCCGCCCCGGGCGCGCCGCCACCGGACGCCGTCGCCCCGCCACCGGACGCCGTCGCCCCGCCCGCCGGCCGAGGCGCCCCCCAGTGGGCCCCGCGCGACAAGGGAGCCTGA